The stretch of DNA ATAATATTTTTTCAGAAACATCAGAATATATGAGATAGTAGAGTAAATGAAATACTCTTTTATGATAAATCAATTTTAAGCACTTTCCGATAAAATTGTAAAATCTGCATATATGCAATCTCAGGATCAATAATATGTTCAGTTAATTTTTCCATGGGACATTTGTCATCTTTTGTTCGGTTCTGAATAAAATCTACGATATATTCATATTGACAAAATATTGAGTAGTCATCCAGCACTTCTTTTGCCTTTCGGCTGAGAATTTCAGCATAAATTGCCTTTACTTTATTTTGGGCTGCTAACATTGCTGCTGCCTTTCCAATTACTTTATCGGCAATAATACTATCCTCAATTATTTTTTTATTATCCCGAATAATCTCCATAAATGCCATAATCCCTCTCTTGTGAGATACTTTTACTGTTTTCCCATTTGCTAACAGGACAAAAGTATAGTTATTTTTCTTCAATATATTCTTTGCCTTTATAAGATTATCCATTTAATACTTCCTTTACATTATAAATATCACTAACCCTGCTTTACATTTTCAATTATATGTAATCCAATCATCAATAATCAAGTGATTTAAGGGATAATCTTTATAATGTATATTATTCTTCTAAAAATCTGTAAAAAAGAAAATTAAAAGGGCGGATTTAAACCCGCCCTTTTTTCATCATATTTTTGGTAAATCACATAATGCCTGTTCTATCTTCTCCTGGGAATATTGGTGATCTTCTAATTTGCCATCAAAATATGCCTGGTATGCTGCCATATCAACATGTCCATGTCCGCTTAAACAAAGAAGGATAGTTTTTGCTTCTCCTGATTCACGGCATTTTATTGCTTCATCGATGGTAGCCCGAATGGCATGATCAGCTTCAGGAGCGCTTATAATTCCTTCGCTGCGGGCAAAGTCTACACCTGCCTGGAAAGTGCCCAGCTGTTGTACTGACCTTGCTTCTACCAAACCCAAATTTAATAAATGACAGATAATTGGTGACATACCATGATAGCGTAACCCTCCCGCATGAACAGGGGGCGGTATAAAACCATGTCCCAATGTGAACATCTTCATTAAAGGAGTCAGGCCTGCTTCATCACCATAATCATATTCATAAGGCCCCCTGGTAAGAGTCGGGCAACTGGCCGGTTCAACATTAATAATTCTTAAATCAGGATGTGAACCATCTATTTTGTCTTTTATGAATGGTAAAAACATACCGGCAAAATTTGAACCACCGCCTACACATCCAATAATAATATCAGGGTATTCATCAATATTTTCCAGTACTTTTTTGCTTTCTTGCCCGATTACTGTTTGATGCAACAAAACATGATTAAGCACACTGCCTAAAGAATAATGAGTATCTTCTCTGCTTACTGCCTCTTCAACTGCCTCACTTATTGCCAATCCCAGGCTGCCCGGACAATCGGGGTCTTTTGATAAAATAGCCCTTCCTGCATTCGTCTGGTCAGATGGACTGGGAATACAATCAGCACCCCAAACCTGCATCATTACCCTCCGATAAGGTTTTTGATTAAAGCTTATTTTTACCATATATACTTTAACTTCCATATCAAAACAGGCCCCTGCAAAAGCCAATGCACTTCCCCACTGGCCGGCACCTGTCTCAGTTGTTATGCGGTTAACACCTTCTTTTTTATTATAATAAGCCTGGGCAACAGCGGTGTTTGCTTTATGACTTCCCGGTGGGCTGCTGCCTTCATACTTATAATATATTTTTGCAGGTGTCTTCAATGCCTTCTCCAATTTTTCAGCACGAAACAGGGTAGTTGGCCTCCAAAGCCGGTAAATATCTCTAACTTCGTCAGGTATTTCAATATATCTCTCTGTGCTGACTTCCTGTTTAATCAGCTCTAATGGGAACAAAGGTGCTAAATCTTCTGGTTTAATAGGTTTTTTGCTCGCCGGGTGCAAGGTTAAAGGCAGGGGTTTTGGTAAATCCGCCTGTATATTATACCAATATTGTGGTATATCTTTTTCTTCTAAAATATATTTTAATTGTTCCATCTTACAATTCCTTTCTTTTCTTTTTTTCATTGATATTTAACTAAAATAAAGATGCGTTATACTGACTTTCAAATTACCCCCTGGCGGGGGCCAACGCTTCACACTTATTTCATCATTCATGATTACATCTCCTTCTTTTCTTTAGCTGAAATACTTGATTCTCCTTACAATAAATTTATTGTTTTAGTTTTCCTTATTTAAAATGAATTACTTAAAACACTCTGCCTGTTTAATTTTTAACTTTTTTTTAAAATAATAAAAAAAGACTTTTCACCCCATAATCCTTTTAAGAATTAAAGGGACGAAAAGTCTTTCGTGGTGCCACCCTTTTTTAATTGCCCTCTAATATTCAACTTTTCAGGCAATCAACTCAGTTAGGTCCGGTCAAGTCTGACAAAACAAAAAAACCTTCCGTCAAGAGACGAAAGGTTGATATTTTCGCGTTGCCACTCTTTATAATACAGACAATATTTTTTCTCTGTCCATATCCGCTTAATAAGGTACGGGTATTATCAGATACCGATACCCTTTCCCTGATCACGGTGGGAAATACCGTCAGAACCTACTAAAAACTTATTTTTTTCAGACTGAAGCTTGTGGGTCCATTTAGTATACGAATGAGGTTGCATCTCATCAGCTGCAACTTTCTGTACTCATTAAATATATACTTATTCTCCCACGCATTGCTTTATTTATATGTATTTTTAAATATTTTACCACAGATGTCAAGACATTAGAATAAAGAAGTTAATTGTTTTTATGTTCATGTAAAATTTAGCAGATTTTGATATTTCTTTTTCTGTAAAAAAGTATGCTGTGTTATAATACTTACAAACATTAACTTCTTTTTTAATAATTCCACAATAATTAAACTTTTATTTGTATTATTGTATGGATTTTTATGAAACAAACTATAGGGGAATACTGATTTTGAATAAATCAAAAAAAAATAATAAGTTAATTTTTTGGGTAGCAATAACTATTTTAATTTTAGCAGTTTTATCAGGAATATTTTATATTTATATTAATGGTGAAAACTTCCGCAATAATCTGAAATCTATAATAATATCACAGCTTAAAGAAAATCTGGAAAACCCGATAGAAATCGGTAAAATAGATTATGTATCATTACAATCAGTACAATTATCTGATATTACAGTTTTTGAAGATATTTCTTCTGAAAATAAAGAGACATTATTCCGGGCAGATAAAGCAAAAATAAGCTTTACCCTTTTATTTCCTATTCTCCACTGGAATAACTGGCATCTTACTATAAGAAATATGGCTTTTTCTAATGCCTCAACAAGCCTAACAAGGAAATCCACAGGTAAATTTGATTATTTTGATCGACTTAAAATTGATTTAACAAAAATACATGAAAATATTACAATTAATCATATCAATTTTGAAAACAGCTCTCTGGTTTATCATGATGAAATGGTATATAACCACCACCTTAATCGTTTGACCACACGAGCTAAA from Atribacterota bacterium encodes:
- a CDS encoding DUF1893 domain-containing protein, with the protein product MDNLIKAKNILKKNNYTFVLLANGKTVKVSHKRGIMAFMEIIRDNKKIIEDSIIADKVIGKAAAMLAAQNKVKAIYAEILSRKAKEVLDDYSIFCQYEYIVDFIQNRTKDDKCPMEKLTEHIIDPEIAYMQILQFYRKVLKIDLS
- a CDS encoding TrpB-like pyridoxal phosphate-dependent enzyme; translated protein: MEQLKYILEEKDIPQYWYNIQADLPKPLPLTLHPASKKPIKPEDLAPLFPLELIKQEVSTERYIEIPDEVRDIYRLWRPTTLFRAEKLEKALKTPAKIYYKYEGSSPPGSHKANTAVAQAYYNKKEGVNRITTETGAGQWGSALAFAGACFDMEVKVYMVKISFNQKPYRRVMMQVWGADCIPSPSDQTNAGRAILSKDPDCPGSLGLAISEAVEEAVSREDTHYSLGSVLNHVLLHQTVIGQESKKVLENIDEYPDIIIGCVGGGSNFAGMFLPFIKDKIDGSHPDLRIINVEPASCPTLTRGPYEYDYGDEAGLTPLMKMFTLGHGFIPPPVHAGGLRYHGMSPIICHLLNLGLVEARSVQQLGTFQAGVDFARSEGIISAPEADHAIRATIDEAIKCRESGEAKTILLCLSGHGHVDMAAYQAYFDGKLEDHQYSQEKIEQALCDLPKI